The Peribacillus sp. FSL P2-0133 genome has a segment encoding these proteins:
- a CDS encoding AEC family transporter, with protein MGFLGVLLPIFGIFVLGFIGQKKFKLDTKSISTMALYLMSPFLVFRTFYSAEFTINYFYLFLFTIVLCLSLILVVYIISFFRNYTVTETSGMILASAFMNNGNYGTPVIFLLFGAAGLDYAIILMVGQQLVMCTIGIYFAAKGSPEGNGVQTAIKAVCRMPIVYGAIAGTVFQFVNIPLSNSVMEAINLVANAAIPTIMITLGMQLANISLKKIAYRKLSVSLLLKLAVSPAIAFLLSLALPVGDMVRHIMVIVAAMPTAANTTMYALQFNTEPEFVSSATFISTSLSLITLPIIFFIVL; from the coding sequence ATGGGGTTTTTGGGAGTTCTTTTACCGATATTCGGTATATTTGTTTTAGGTTTCATCGGTCAGAAAAAGTTTAAACTTGATACAAAATCGATTTCCACGATGGCATTATATTTAATGTCACCTTTTCTTGTATTCCGAACTTTTTATTCCGCAGAATTTACGATTAATTATTTTTATCTATTCTTATTCACGATAGTACTTTGTCTTTCTCTCATTCTGGTAGTCTACATCATATCTTTTTTCCGCAATTATACAGTCACTGAAACAAGCGGCATGATATTGGCATCGGCATTCATGAATAACGGGAATTACGGAACACCCGTAATTTTCCTGTTATTTGGAGCCGCAGGACTCGATTATGCAATCATCCTTATGGTGGGACAGCAGTTAGTGATGTGCACGATAGGCATTTATTTCGCAGCAAAGGGCAGCCCGGAAGGTAACGGAGTTCAAACAGCGATTAAAGCAGTATGCCGGATGCCAATTGTTTATGGAGCCATTGCGGGTACAGTATTTCAGTTCGTGAACATACCTTTAAGCAATTCGGTTATGGAAGCTATTAACCTTGTTGCAAATGCAGCGATCCCAACAATCATGATTACACTGGGAATGCAGCTGGCCAACATTTCCCTGAAAAAGATTGCCTATCGAAAGCTATCAGTTTCTCTGCTTCTTAAACTTGCCGTTTCACCAGCCATTGCCTTCCTGTTATCACTTGCCTTACCAGTGGGTGACATGGTCAGGCATATTATGGTCATCGTAGCTGCCATGCCAACGGCGGCCAACACTACGATGTATGCGCTCCAATTCAATACGGAGCCTGAATTCGTATCAAGTGCTACTTTCATAAGTACATCATTAAGCCTGATTACGCTTCCGATCATCTTTTTCATTGTATTATAG
- a CDS encoding nucleoside deaminase: MEMAVRLAYENVVAKNGGPFGAIIVKDGKVVGRGCNNVTTANDPTAHAEVQAIRDACRNLDSFQLTDCEIYTSCEPCPMCIGAIYWARPKAIYYACTKEDAALIGFDDHFIYQELALPMEKRTIKMEQLTFNDHELPFRTWETNTEKVKY; the protein is encoded by the coding sequence ATGGAGATGGCTGTTCGGCTTGCATATGAAAATGTTGTGGCAAAGAACGGGGGACCTTTTGGTGCTATAATCGTTAAAGATGGCAAAGTCGTAGGCAGAGGATGTAATAATGTGACAACGGCCAACGATCCTACAGCTCACGCCGAAGTGCAGGCGATCCGTGATGCATGCAGGAATCTCGACAGCTTCCAGCTTACAGATTGTGAAATTTACACTAGCTGCGAACCTTGCCCCATGTGCATCGGTGCTATTTATTGGGCACGTCCAAAAGCCATTTATTACGCATGTACTAAAGAAGACGCTGCACTTATTGGCTTTGATGATCACTTTATATACCAAGAACTTGCCCTGCCAATGGAAAAGCGCACGATAAAAATGGAACAACTGACTTTTAATGACCACGAATTACCATTCCGAACATGGGAAACCAATACTGAAAAAGTGAAATATTAA